The Planococcus donghaensis genome contains a region encoding:
- a CDS encoding universal stress protein translates to MTLKYSQILVAVDGSKEAEWAFKKSVGIAERNNATLNLVNVIDTRSFAAIEAYDRSIADRAQKFAEDLLEEYKKEALAGGVEKVNIVVDYGSPKSMISRDLAQKVEADLIICGATGLNAVERFLIGSVSEHIVRSAKCDVLVVRTEEAQDDAPTEYYSADKAGKPENF, encoded by the coding sequence ATGACTTTAAAATACAGTCAAATTCTTGTAGCGGTAGACGGTTCTAAAGAAGCAGAGTGGGCATTTAAAAAATCAGTAGGTATTGCCGAACGAAACAACGCCACATTAAACTTAGTCAACGTAATCGATACACGCTCTTTTGCTGCAATCGAAGCTTATGATCGATCCATCGCTGATCGGGCACAAAAGTTCGCTGAAGATTTATTGGAAGAGTATAAAAAAGAAGCTCTAGCCGGTGGAGTTGAAAAAGTAAACATTGTCGTCGATTATGGTTCTCCAAAATCAATGATTTCGAGAGATTTAGCTCAAAAAGTTGAAGCTGATTTAATTATTTGTGGGGCGACTGGATTAAATGCGGTTGAACGCTTTTTGATTGGTAGTGTATCTGAACACATTGTTCGTTCTGCAAAATGCGACGTATTAGTCGTCCGGACAGAAGAAGCGCAAGACGATGCCCCAACCGAATATTATTCAGCTGATAAAGCTGGAAAACCTGAAAACTTCTAA
- a CDS encoding NADP-dependent oxidoreductase encodes MKAIVINNYGGREQLVEREIEKPAITDDQVLVEVYATSVNQIDWKLRKGYLKDMLPWEFPIILGWDMAGVVAEVGANVKHFKVGHRVFARPATTRQGTYAEFVPVEANLLAHMPESMSFEEGAAIPLAGLTAYQCIVGFANVKKGEKVLIHAGAGGVGTMAIQIANSIGAYVATTASDINDELVKSLGANRVINYSEEDFSELLENFDAVLDTMGGEVLEKSFKVLKKGGKLISIAGEPSREQAEEHGVHATSYWLEPNGAQLHQLANLFISGELKPTIGHVFDFSEQGVRDAHELSETHHARGKIIIKIKS; translated from the coding sequence TGTTGAAGTGTATGCTACTTCGGTCAATCAAATTGATTGGAAATTACGTAAAGGTTATTTAAAAGATATGCTACCTTGGGAATTTCCAATTATTTTAGGTTGGGATATGGCTGGGGTAGTGGCTGAAGTTGGAGCAAACGTTAAGCACTTTAAAGTAGGACACCGTGTTTTTGCAAGACCTGCGACAACACGCCAAGGGACCTATGCGGAATTTGTACCAGTAGAAGCGAACTTACTTGCACATATGCCTGAAAGTATGTCATTTGAAGAAGGTGCAGCCATTCCCTTAGCTGGATTAACTGCTTATCAATGTATCGTTGGTTTTGCGAACGTGAAAAAAGGGGAAAAAGTCTTAATTCACGCAGGAGCTGGTGGAGTAGGGACTATGGCTATTCAAATAGCTAATAGTATTGGAGCGTATGTAGCTACGACTGCGAGTGATATCAATGACGAATTGGTTAAATCTTTAGGAGCAAATCGTGTGATCAACTATAGTGAAGAAGATTTTAGTGAATTGCTGGAGAATTTTGATGCCGTTTTAGATACGATGGGCGGGGAAGTTTTAGAGAAAAGTTTCAAAGTACTGAAAAAAGGCGGCAAGCTAATTTCCATTGCAGGAGAACCATCACGTGAACAAGCCGAAGAACATGGAGTACATGCGACGAGTTATTGGCTAGAGCCAAATGGTGCGCAATTGCATCAACTGGCCAACCTTTTTATATCTGGCGAATTAAAACCAACAATTGGTCATGTTTTTGATTTCTCAGAGCAAGGGGTAAGAGATGCTCATGAATTGAGCGAAACTCATCATGCTCGCGGAAAAATTATTATTAAAATAAAATCATAA